The nucleotide sequence TTTTATGGAAGGATCGGCCTGTACCTGCACATATCGAAAAGCTTTTGATTCATCGTGAGTATATTCTAAAGCCTGGCTTCCGTTGAATTTTATATAATCAAGAGTTTCACATTTTGCTGGGTCTAAAGCTTCTTCGCGAGATTCACCGTAATATAAAGCTAACCTTCCTTCACCTTTAATTCCGTGTATTTTTATGTATCCAAAAGTTTCCTTACCAAAATCAACCAATTCTCCATCACCAATAGGTTCTATTGTCTTCGCATTCCAGGGTTCTGTTTCAAGCCTAAAATCTGAAGGCTTTTCAACTGGCGAATTGAACTTCCAAGATCCCACCGGTTTCCAAGGTGTTCCTGATTGCTGTGCGTTACCTTTCTCATCAATCCATAATTTATCCTCATTAGTAACGATCCAGGATTCATCTGAATTAATATATTTTCCCTGTATATAAATAGACGGTAAAAATTCCTGATTATAAACTTTAAGCGAAATAGTGTGTTTCCCTGCTTCTATCGTGACAGATTTTGGCTGACCATAAATTTGTTTACCGTCAATCAATAACTGAAAAGAACCTTCTGAATAAATAGTAACCTCATCTTCTTCCGGTAAATTGACATCTGTTTGAAAAGTGACGAGAGGAAACGGACTGTAATAGCGCCAAAGTGGCGGAAATACCGCTTCCCGCTCTGTCCGACGTACTTGCATCTTATTGCTCAGCCATATTTCAAAATCACCAGGATACCAAATCCAGGTTGCACTACTTTCCCCTATATTCTCTTCCTGGGAAATGGCGATATTGCAACTACAAAGAGATATTATTAGAATTGCGGCAATTTTTATAAAGGAGTATTTCAATGATTTCATGAACTAATAGGCCTAAGTTATATTTTAAATATCTCTAATATTTATTATGAATTTATCCTGTACCTCCCTGTTTTTCTTTTTTAATTAGAACCCTGAAATAACCAGTCTACCGATTTTTTACCTACAAGACCCGCATCCCTGCTATTTATTTTTTGCCCTGCCGAGATAAATCCAAGTATTAACACTCTTCCTCTATCCAATTGAAGTTCATTTTTACCAGTCTCGAATTGATAGGTATGTATATTTATTTTGGGATAATCATCCAACTTCAAAGCATTAGCAATTGTAATATCAGCCTGTCCCCTAGTATTACCCGCTGCATTATTTTCTAAGGTAGGAGCTATTAGATTTTCTTTATCCGTGGCATCTTCAAAAAATCCTACCACCACTTTCACAGGTTTTGAGTTTTCAAACTTGAGAATTGTTCCATTTGCTATCTGATTCTTCTCCTTAAATTTTACGCCGGTTAGTTTTGAAATTTCAGGAGCAGTTTTAATAATTTGCGCACTCATTTTATCGTATACAAGACTTCCCACTGCGACCGAATAAGTTTCCTGCCCCGAGAGAATTTCAACTTCAGCAGGTGTCCATGCTTTAACTTTTTCGTCCTGTGAATCAGATTTTACTGAAGAGTCAATATTATTTAAATTTTTTCTAAAATTTTCTAATTCCTGTTCGTAAAGCGGTAACATTTCAGACCACAGCTTATATTTTCCATCATCCCCACCAATAGGAATCCGCCTCATGGAGGTTTGCATACTATTAGCATAAAAATAATTTCCCTCGGTCAATTCAACCAGTTTACGATAGTGTTTCAAACTGTTTTCCAGATGAGGAATTGCTTTTAAAAGAGCATCTTTCTCTCCCGAATGATCATATCTTAATACAAGCATGGCTGCTCTTACTTTTTCTGTAAAGAAATCTGCAAATGCCTTATAGGCATGAATATCATTCTGAAGTCGAATGAATTCTTCTTTATTTATACTTACATTCGGTTCTGCCTTATCTATAGCCTCAACAGCTTTTTTACCATGGGCTTCAATTTCCTGAATAATTTGTAGGGGCGTTTCTCCAATGTGTGGTTCATTGTTAAATTCTTTTTCGGCGTATTCAATCAGAATTTCTCCTTCTGGCCCGGTGGATTCATAAAATCCCGGATAAACGCGCCACTTATATGGATTAGCCAACTGACTCATAAACATGCCTAGTAATAAGGTTTGCCTGTTTCCTTCAGTGATTCCAAATCTCCTCAGAGTTTTAGGAGCAATTTCCCCTGTCTCCTCATAAGCCGTTAGAATTTGTTCAGAGACAGCCCGATCAGTGCCATACTTTTTAGAAAATTCGTCGCTCCAGAATTTAATTTCTTCATTTCTTTCTCTTTCTTTTTGCCAGGCATACCTTCCCCAGGCGCTGTACCAGATCCAATCTCGATCCATTTCCAGTAAACGGGGTGCCGTATTATCTGCGGTATATGGCCAGTCCCAATAAGAAGCTTGAGGATATAGATGCAAGGCATTTGCTCCGTGAATTTCATGCATAGCTTTAACTGTCTTTTGAATAAAATTAGGAGAACCAAAACGAAATGGCTCCAGATTTGCAAGGATATGAACGTTTGAAATATGTACCGAAGCCAGATTACTTAAATCCTGATGGATTTTTGTCCAAGGACCTCGTGGTTCATAAGTAGTTAAAGACTCACCAGTATACTTATGTGTGGTATAGAGATTTTTATACAAGGGAAACGCAGCCTGCACAACCTTTGGAGCATCAGTATCGTGCGCTCTCAAAATGATTGGTGGTTCATCTTCTCTTCCCAGTCTTTGCATGCCATCCTTCACGCCGGGAATAATTGTATTTGTAAACCAGTTTATATCATTTTCAATGCCGCTAATAGCTTCTCCCAGTGCGACCAGAAGCCCAACATTAGGATATTTCTCTATAAAAGCCGCTATTGATTTTCGAGTATAATCTTCCAGTAAAGGAGTAATTTCACGTCCTCTATCCTGAGTAGAGATATTATGATGTTCTGCAAAAGGTTTGGAAACGATAATATTGTAGAACATTTGAATTATCCAAATTCCGCGTTTATCAGCTTCTGTTGTTAGAAATTCGAATATTTCTTCGTTTTTTCTGAAAGTTTCTTCATCTACCTCAAGTGCATAGGGATAATCTTCTAATTTCACTAAGGATGCAAATGGATGTCCGTTCCATAAATACAGAGAATTATATCGATTTTTAACCAGCATATCCAAATATTTTATCCATAGTTCCTTATCGTAAAACCAGGGGAAATTATTTGGAGAATATGGATATTCATAGACATGTCTATCTGGAAGAATATTCATTTTTTGCATTCCTATAGCAGTTCCTCGCAAAACCATCTCCGGCTGATCACTAAAATCTAGATTTTTCGGTAATTTTTCTTCAGATTTGATTCTATCGGCAAGCTCCAATGCTCCATAAAGTGCACCGGACTCGTCATTCCCAATGACATATATTCTATTGCCTTCAGAAGAAATTCTGAAGGCTTCCTTTGAATTGGTAATTTTAGGCTGATAACTTTCGAAATTATGTTTTATAAACCAATCGGAATCTTTTTCAGCCACAATGATTAATCTTTTAGATTCTGAATTATCATTTCGCACATCTTCAAGGAATCGAATATCTTCTCCAATACGATCCAGTTCCAGCATCAACCGTTCTGAACCAAAATTTATTCTTGGTGATTCTTTATCAAATGAAATTGCAATCTGAGCATTCAGTTGCATTGAAAAAATGATTAAGAATGTACTGAAAATTGTTTTCATTAGCGCTTTTTAATTTCCGTTGAAGAATATATAAAGACCTATCATTACGATAAATAAGGCCGCCCACATCACTTTAGCTGAAGGTTTCAATTTTGATAATTCCCCATAGTCGAGCGTACTTACATATTGGTTTTTCGATTTTTCGTTAAGCGAAAGAATCACAATTAGTACAGAAAGAAATACGAAAATGTAAAAAGAAAGCAATAGAAAATGTGGCCAAAAATCATAATCTGCTGCTGGGAAAACCCACAAATAGAAGACGCCTACGCCCATGCTCAGAATGGTTCCTAAAATAAGAATGACATTTACGGCGCGGGTGGTTGTTTTTTTCCAAAGCACACCGAAAAGGAAAACTACGGACATTGGGGGAGCAATAAATCCTAAAATTGATTGAAAAACATCGAATAAATTTAAGCCTTTAATACTATTAATAGCAAGTGTGATAAAAATGGCTAATAATGCCCCCACTACAGTTACCGCTCTTCCTATTTTAACTATCCTCTTCTGAGATGCTTCAGGTTTAAATTTCTTTACATAAATATCGATCGTAAAAACTGTGCTTAATGCGTTTAGAGCAGAATCTATTGTACTAACTAATGCGGCTATTAAAACTGCCATCACAAGACCCGTCATTCCTACAGGGAACATTTTAGTGACCATAGTCATATAGGCTTCATCTGGATTTTGCAAGTCAGGATAAAGAATAAAACAAATTACTCCTGGAAGAATAAATAACGGAACATCCAGTATTTTAAGCCAACCGGTGAAATTGGCTCCTAGCTGTCCCTGTTTAATATTTTTCGCTCCCAAAACCGATTGCACCATGGATTGATCTGTGCACCAAAACCACACTCCCATTACTGGATAGCCCAATATAATTGCAATCCAAGGATAGTTTGGGTCATCCGCAGGAAGAAAAAGATTCCAATATTCTGAAGGTGTTTCAGATATTAATGTCTCAATACCTCCAATCTTATAAATTCCAGTTATCGTAAGAGCCAAAGAAACTACGATGAGTAAAATCATTTGGAATACATTAGTAGCTGCTATAGCCTTTAGTCCGCCAGCGATAGTAAAAAAAGAAGCTATGATGATTAAAACGATAATGGAGAGCCACATGGGAATTCCTAAAATCTGTTGAATAAGAATACCTCCTGCAAAAAGTGTAAGAGATAGCCAGCTAATTAATACCGTTACGATCGTATACCAGGCCAAAATATTTTGCGTGGAATCACCAAAGCGTTTACCCATAAACTCAGGTAAAGTCTGCGTTTTAGCTCCTAGATAACGTGGAGCAAATACAACTGCAAGTAAAAAAATGAAAATGAAAGCATACCAGGCAAAATTTCCCGCTACGATACCTGTGGTATAGCCAATACTAGCGGAAGCTATCAACATTGAAGGCCCAACGTTAGTTCCCCACATGGTAAAACCAATACTAGTCCAATTAAGGGAATTACCTGCTAAAAATAGATTCTCGTCTACATCTTTTTTATCTCTAAAGCTGGCCCAGTAACCTATCCCTACAAGAATTAAAATATATACACCCACAACGATAAAATCAGTTATGGTCAATAAGTCATGAATTTCCATAAATAATCTTAAAATTTAGGATAGTAGTTTCTGCAGATTGAATTCCTCAATAATTGCTGAGATTTTTTCCGGTTTACCAGAATCAAGAGATCGCTCCATAGCCTTTAATAGAACAATTGTACCTATTCCTTCTATTAAATCGGGGTATGCCGTAAAATTCTGATGAATACTATCCGCAAAATAATTCAAATAGTTCTCGTATTCTCCGGCATGATGACTTTTCCCTTCAAATCTGAAAAAATGCTTTAACTTATGTTCCCACGTTATTATACGTTCTTCACTATCTTTATCTGTTATAGCGTATCGTAAATCCATATAATCTCCCTGGCTACATCCTAAATTTCCGCGAAGAATACAGCTCATTTCACTATCCCGCTGTACTGGTTGTACCGGCCCCGAATAAGCTCCCCCCACACGGGCTATCCTACCATCATTAGATTTGTATATAAATTGCATGGTATCGAAGTGTTTCAACCCACCTTTTTTACCATTTTCACTTAGCATACCGTAACCCATAACTTCTTCAATTTCTGGCAAATACCATCTAATGAAGTCTACCGGATGGCTTAAGCCTCCATATAGCCATTTAAAAGAATTTTCTAGGGCCCAGGGTTTTTCCAGAAACCATCGATGATCTGCATTATAGTATGCTTCCACAGTAACTAAATCTCCAATTAAACCATTCTCAAAATCCTGTCGTTGTCGTTTCATCGGTTGAAAAAACCTGCTGCTCTGCCCTACAAATAACTTTTTTCCAGTTTTTTCCTGAAGCTTAACTAATTCTGAAGCTTCTTTAAGATCATCAATCAAGGGTTTCGTACAAACTACATGTTTGTCATGTTCCAGCGCCAGTTTAATATGAGTAGCATGCAAATGATCTGGGGTGTAGATTGCTATAGCCTCTATGGTAGGATCATTAAGCAAATCTTCAAA is from Zunongwangia endophytica and encodes:
- a CDS encoding alpha-d-galacturonidase; amino-acid sequence: MKTIFSTFLIIFSMQLNAQIAISFDKESPRINFGSERLMLELDRIGEDIRFLEDVRNDNSESKRLIIVAEKDSDWFIKHNFESYQPKITNSKEAFRISSEGNRIYVIGNDESGALYGALELADRIKSEEKLPKNLDFSDQPEMVLRGTAIGMQKMNILPDRHVYEYPYSPNNFPWFYDKELWIKYLDMLVKNRYNSLYLWNGHPFASLVKLEDYPYALEVDEETFRKNEEIFEFLTTEADKRGIWIIQMFYNIIVSKPFAEHHNISTQDRGREITPLLEDYTRKSIAAFIEKYPNVGLLVALGEAISGIENDINWFTNTIIPGVKDGMQRLGREDEPPIILRAHDTDAPKVVQAAFPLYKNLYTTHKYTGESLTTYEPRGPWTKIHQDLSNLASVHISNVHILANLEPFRFGSPNFIQKTVKAMHEIHGANALHLYPQASYWDWPYTADNTAPRLLEMDRDWIWYSAWGRYAWQKERERNEEIKFWSDEFSKKYGTDRAVSEQILTAYEETGEIAPKTLRRFGITEGNRQTLLLGMFMSQLANPYKWRVYPGFYESTGPEGEILIEYAEKEFNNEPHIGETPLQIIQEIEAHGKKAVEAIDKAEPNVSINKEEFIRLQNDIHAYKAFADFFTEKVRAAMLVLRYDHSGEKDALLKAIPHLENSLKHYRKLVELTEGNYFYANSMQTSMRRIPIGGDDGKYKLWSEMLPLYEQELENFRKNLNNIDSSVKSDSQDEKVKAWTPAEVEILSGQETYSVAVGSLVYDKMSAQIIKTAPEISKLTGVKFKEKNQIANGTILKFENSKPVKVVVGFFEDATDKENLIAPTLENNAAGNTRGQADITIANALKLDDYPKINIHTYQFETGKNELQLDRGRVLILGFISAGQKINSRDAGLVGKKSVDWLFQGSN
- a CDS encoding sodium:solute symporter: MEIHDLLTITDFIVVGVYILILVGIGYWASFRDKKDVDENLFLAGNSLNWTSIGFTMWGTNVGPSMLIASASIGYTTGIVAGNFAWYAFIFIFLLAVVFAPRYLGAKTQTLPEFMGKRFGDSTQNILAWYTIVTVLISWLSLTLFAGGILIQQILGIPMWLSIIVLIIIASFFTIAGGLKAIAATNVFQMILLIVVSLALTITGIYKIGGIETLISETPSEYWNLFLPADDPNYPWIAIILGYPVMGVWFWCTDQSMVQSVLGAKNIKQGQLGANFTGWLKILDVPLFILPGVICFILYPDLQNPDEAYMTMVTKMFPVGMTGLVMAVLIAALVSTIDSALNALSTVFTIDIYVKKFKPEASQKRIVKIGRAVTVVGALLAIFITLAINSIKGLNLFDVFQSILGFIAPPMSVVFLFGVLWKKTTTRAVNVILILGTILSMGVGVFYLWVFPAADYDFWPHFLLLSFYIFVFLSVLIVILSLNEKSKNQYVSTLDYGELSKLKPSAKVMWAALFIVMIGLYIFFNGN
- a CDS encoding Gfo/Idh/MocA family protein, with product MSTENKKLRLGILGLGEGRSTISAALSSPKVELMKMCDLNLEVCKKRAKEFDFHEYTTKFEDLLNDPTIEAIAIYTPDHLHATHIKLALEHDKHVVCTKPLIDDLKEASELVKLQEKTGKKLFVGQSSRFFQPMKRQRQDFENGLIGDLVTVEAYYNADHRWFLEKPWALENSFKWLYGGLSHPVDFIRWYLPEIEEVMGYGMLSENGKKGGLKHFDTMQFIYKSNDGRIARVGGAYSGPVQPVQRDSEMSCILRGNLGCSQGDYMDLRYAITDKDSEERIITWEHKLKHFFRFEGKSHHAGEYENYLNYFADSIHQNFTAYPDLIEGIGTIVLLKAMERSLDSGKPEKISAIIEEFNLQKLLS